From one Melioribacteraceae bacterium genomic stretch:
- a CDS encoding TetR/AcrR family transcriptional regulator, producing MPNIKVKSEDWIKKGIELFSQGGIEALNVEKMAKILNCTKGSFYHHFKSREDYINQILEYYYKSRKNMLKSMGSLYNSPLEKLSRVLIGVFKNPRGLDFEFQLRKLAETNEKAKIHLNNLERERITYVSVLLNDCGVDDGQLRAEMIYHYYLGWYQRNKFKSLSDQTLLDEVSKLSMLAGVDLIL from the coding sequence ATGCCGAACATCAAAGTAAAATCTGAAGATTGGATCAAAAAAGGAATTGAGCTCTTCTCTCAAGGCGGAATTGAAGCATTGAATGTGGAGAAAATGGCGAAAATACTAAATTGCACTAAGGGCAGTTTCTACCACCACTTCAAATCCCGCGAAGATTATATTAACCAAATTCTTGAATATTACTACAAATCCCGCAAAAACATGCTAAAATCGATGGGAAGTTTGTATAATTCTCCTCTGGAAAAGTTGAGTCGGGTTTTGATCGGTGTATTCAAAAATCCACGTGGACTCGATTTCGAATTTCAACTCCGTAAACTTGCCGAAACAAACGAAAAAGCAAAAATTCATCTTAACAATCTAGAAAGAGAACGAATAACATACGTTAGCGTATTGTTAAATGATTGCGGAGTTGATGACGGCCAACTTCGTGCAGAAATGATTTATCACTACTATCTTGGATGGTATCAAAGAAATAAATTCAAATCCCTATCTGATCAAACCCTTCTCGATGAAGTAAGCAAGTTATCTATGTTAGCCGGAGTTGATCTCATCTTGTGA